Genomic window (Candidatus Beckwithbacteria bacterium):
CCATTGCTAGTTGCACTGCCAAAACTGGAGTTACTACCCAAATACCCTTATATTTGGCAAAACCTTCAATATCCTTTGGTAAAATTGTAGTGACTAAAACCGGTATATTGGCTTTGGCAGCCCGCAGATCATCTTTAAATTTGCTTACCCAAGCTTCAGTCCAATGTTTAGTTCGCTTACTTTCCCATAAAATTACTCCACATAAACTACCTGAGTTATTATGTACAGTTTGAATAATATCGGCTCCGGAAACTCCTTTACCTACCGGCTCAATCAGGTCATGAGGGAAATTTTCTTGCAGACTTTTTTCCAGATCAAGTTCCAACACTTCTCCCTGATTTTGTTGCGAGCCTTGTTGGGCTCGACGTTTAGCCTCTTCTAGTTGTTTAAGTAAATCATTAATAGTTTTTTCTTTTTCCAAATCTTTTAGCCTATGCTGCTCACCTACTTGTTTACCAATTTCTTCTTCGAGTTTCTGCCGCTGCTGCTGCAGTTTTTTATCAAGTTCCAACCGTTCTCTTCTCCGCTCCTCTTCCAATTCCCGCATTTTTTTACGTTCAGCTAAGATTTGCTCTTCCATTTCTTTTTTACGCTTATCATCTTCAGAGGTTTTTTCTTTGAGTTCTTTTAGTTCTAAATCATATTTTTCTGCCATTTTTTCTTCAGCTTTTTCCTGAGCTTGCGACCACAACTGAGCTTTAAGCTTCTTTTCCAGTTCAGCTTTTTCTTGAACCATGGCTTCTTTATTAGCTTCGATCTGATTCTGCAAAGCTTCGATTTGTTTTTTAAATTTGACTTCACTCTCTGCCTGCAAATGCTTAGTCAAGGCTTCAGTAATAGTAATTTGTTCCCCGCAGTGAGGGCATTTAATTTGATCTGGCATAATGCTTTGTCACCCTGTGCAAAATCGAAGGATCTTCTCAAAAAGATTCCTGCCTGCCGACAGGCAGGTCTCGACAAGCTCGAAATGACACAGTTTATTTTATTTGCAATCTATCCCCAATCTGAACTTGATATTTTTCAGCCGGTAGTTCAAATATATGCTGCCATGCTGGATTCCAAAACAGCAAGC
Coding sequences:
- a CDS encoding DUF2130 domain-containing protein codes for the protein MPDQIKCPHCGEQITITEALTKHLQAESEVKFKKQIEALQNQIEANKEAMVQEKAELEKKLKAQLWSQAQEKAEEKMAEKYDLELKELKEKTSEDDKRKKEMEEQILAERKKMRELEEERRRERLELDKKLQQQRQKLEEEIGKQVGEQHRLKDLEKEKTINDLLKQLEEAKRRAQQGSQQNQGEVLELDLEKSLQENFPHDLIEPVGKGVSGADIIQTVHNNSGSLCGVILWESKRTKHWTEAWVSKFKDDLRAAKANIPVLVTTILPKDIEGFAKYKGIWVVTPVLAVQLAMALRQNLLAVAYERAISAGKGKKSELLFDYISSHEFRQKVEALVEVFSEMQTQVIKERVAFEKSWQQREKQIQRLMLNTAGMYGDLQGVVGSSMPEIKGLELGEENKQLKEKNQDQTLF